The window TCTTGATCAGTCGGTGTGAGCATTACATTTCATTAATTGTATCTATAAGTATTTTGCAGGAACGGATACCCTACGGACGGCTTTCTGGATGATACAGTCGGTGTTCCAGTGAATACGTTGTTGATCCATGTGGGAAGCCACAAAACTACGTGTGTTTCCCGGCACTCAACGGACGTGAGTTTGTCCAAAAAATCAAACAGTCTTTCTTTGGTAGTAGGACCGGTGACAAAACTCACAACGCTGAAAGACAAGCCACAAATATTTCGTCGAGTTGAAAATCAAGGCTCGACTCTCCATTCTCTCTCTGCGTCAAAACgaggtgactgtgaagaagaacaagccgAGTAACGCTTCCAAGATGTTTAACCTGGAATATAGTCCTATAAAACATCGCAACAGCGTAGCGACGACTCACCGAAAAGGCAGTAAGGCGAACGTCGAAATGATTCCTAGTGGAGGGGACAGCGAGAAAGACGAAGTCAGCACTCCTCTCACCGAATCTACAGCATCGCCATCTACTCGATGGCAAAGCGACGCCGAGCACGGCCGTGTTCGAAGGCAGCCTGTAGCACCACTCTTGCAATTACCTGAATTGAAGTATGAATCACAACACAATGGTGACGAACCGACTTACGCTGAAAAAAGACCACATTTGGACGTTTTGAGACTGTGCTTTGGCTGTTCCGGAGTCCTCTTTGCCTACCTAATCTACGGTAGTATCCAAGAGGACGTATTTCGGTATCGTGGAGAAGACGGCGAGAAATTTCAACACGTATGGTTCCTGCAAGTCCTAGAATCTGTAGTCAACGTTTTTGTCGGACTCATTGCGCAGAGTTACTTCGGTGGCACCCCGGGAATCCCAATTACTCCCTTTCTGACATCGGGGGCCTCGCAAGTGTTCGCCAAAGCTTTGACGAGTTTGTCCTTATCGGCCGGGTTGTCCTTCCCTGTCTGCACGCTTGCAAAATCGGCGAAGATTGTACCCGTCATGCTAGGGCAGCTGGCGCTCGGAGGCTCGCGATATACCGTACAGGATTATGCGTTGGCCGGGGCGATTGTTATGGGAACGGCGCTTCTATCTCTGGGTGAATCGTCAAAAGAGGGAAAGGCGTCGATGAGTTCACCGATTGGCATTGTTTTTATTCTACTTTCACTCGTCATGGACGGGGTAACAGCAGGACTTCAGAAGCGACTGAAAAGTGACGCCGCCAAGACCGGAAAACTCCCCACAACTTACGATTTCTTGCTCTACACGAATTTGTCCATGGCCGGCACGGCGTTGACTATATCCATTATCAACTACGATTTTGTCGACGGGTGGATTTTTCTCACCGAGCACCCCGATATACAACGCATGATTGCGATGGTATGCCTTTGTTCTGCTGTGGGGCAATCTTTTATTTTTTACGTTGTTGCGCAGTTTGATCCACTCGTTTGCGCCACGGTTACCACTACGCGAAAAATTCTTTCCGTTGTGTGGAGCATTGCAACAAAAGGCCATCACATCTCGGGACAGGGCTGTGTTGGTCTAGGCCTCGCCATTGGTGGACTGCTGATGGAAATTCGCGGCAAGGTCTGCAGTATGCAACGTAGAACATATGAGACCAAGGACAGCAACGACCTTCATTGAAAAAATTGAGCACTGATGTTGTGTGGACCAGTTTAtagctcactgtcacttATCGTTAATACATCGACGGACAAAAATTGAAATGAGCTATGTGCCGTACTTTGCCTTTTGCTAGTATTAGACAATCTCGGAAATCGTGTGACTCGCACTTTACTTGTGACGATGACTGGACTTCCTCAACGCACAACATATCCTAGGCCCTCGCCTGACGATGCTTTCAAGAGAAGACGAGCACTGCCACAAGATCTTATTACCCTTGCGACAAAAACTAATCCTATCCCTGCGCGCCAGAGCGCCGTCTTCCTCTACAGGAAATCTTCCTTCTTCTTGCGTACGTAACCGCTGAGCGAATCATCCTTGGCGTTCTGTACCTATCTAGAATCTTCTTTCAAGAGAAGACGAGCACTGCCACAAGATCTTACCCTTGCAACAAACACCACTACTATCCCTGCGCGCCAGAGCGCCATCTTCCTCTGCCGACCCGCCAGGAAATCTTCCTTCTTCTAGCGTACGTAACCGCGAAGAGTAGTGAGCGAATCATCCTTGGTGTTCGGTACCTATCTAGAATCTTCTTTCTAGAGAATACTGCGCTCTCTCTAGAAGCGTCTCGATTGTGGACCGAACGTAGGAGAAGAGTTTTGAGCGCCAAGTGTCAACCCGGGTTGAGGACGATactctaactgtaactttctttcgaaaattaTGTTCTTCGTCGAATCTGATCGATCTGAATGGATGTTCTTAGTCCTTCAGAGTCGGTTTCCTGCATCTCCTCCTACTTCAAGTTTCCCAGTCAGCGCTTCTTGACTGGACCTGTCGTGGTTCATCCTTGACAGATAAGTATCGTCACGCTTAATAGTCCCACGCCCTGAAGGAGGAAACGACGAGCACGAATGTGACTGAATTTGAATTTGCGAAGCCTGAATGAACTTGGTTCCGAGTAGCGTATTCCTGCCACGGTGGCCAACTCATTCACCCAACCAATTACTAATCGAAACATGTGACACAAATGGGACTTAAATTACGAGCATCACGATCCAAATTATTATACTGACGCATAGATGTGGTCACGAGATTTCGTTATTCCCGAAAACGAATAAAACGGTACTGCCATGACTAAAAAAAATGGTGGTAGTTTATATGGTGACTTTTTTGAAACAATCGGATGACCGTGAAGTTTCATCTAAGAGGAACTTCGGATCGATTGTAGGATGGTAGAGACTTTCCCAATGAAGATGTCGGTTTGAACTCCCTTCCATTTCTGGACTTATTGGCAATCCTAAAGCGTACTAAATATCCAGTTGAGCTAGAGATTGAAGCATTGCCCCCTTTGTATTTTTCTATATGTTCGATCATCGAATACATGTTTGGAATGACCGTAAATGACTATGTCGGTGCGTTGAGCGATCATAGGCCCAATTGGTGATTGCGTCAGCACTACCACGgatactaactgtaactgtaaaccacACGCACTGGAGGCACATCGTCGATTGAGACACGACGATCGACGAAGCGGCGAAACGAACCTCAAGACCGAACCCGTCGAGAACGGCCGGCAGAGAAGGATTGGATTCGACCTACCGTTCCCGCagcaattttttcttcttccacgctCGAGAAGGGTTTTTGCCTACCCCACTTCTCATATATTTTTCGAACACACAAAAAACTCACGGCCACCAACACTCGACTTTGATTTCGAAATTGCAGACACCATGACCTGTTTGGAAACATCAGATGACTATGCTCCGTCGAGCACAGAAGAGACTCTCTACACGTTGGCAGCGATGCGACAACAGGAGGAATCCGGTTATATGACCTGCGATTATCTGCATCAGCAGCAATTCGAGTCTCCCGCGGTTCCGAATGGACCGTTAGACCGCGTTGACGTCGACTGCCGCAACAAAATGTCCGCTTGGTGCTACCAAGTCGTCGACTTTTGCAAATTTAACCGCGAAACTGTCTCAATCTCCATGAGTTACTTGGATCGCTACCTCATGAGCCCAACGGGAGCTGCTGCTCTTGCTGACCGCAAACTATTTCAGCTCGCTGCCATGACTTGCCTATACACAGCCGTCAAGATCCACGAACCGGAAGCCATGGACCCGAAGCTTGTCTCCAGTCTCAGTCGCGGTACTTACAACAAGGCTCAGatcgaagaaatggaagcctCAATTCTGGGTGCTCTACAGTGGCGCATGAACCCACCCACATCGCTGGCTTTTGCACGCATGTTTCTAGAGCTCATTCCCGACGATGTTCTCTGTCGGACATACCGGGATACCGTTTACGATCtcatcaaataccaaacAGAGCTTGCGGTTGGCGACTACAACTTTGTCACGACCAAGGCATCAACGATCGCGTTCTGTGCCTTGCTTAACTCTTTGGAAAGCGTGAGTCTCGACATGAAAGTGTCGACACAGATTTCGTTCGTGTTGAGTACAGCGATCGACGTGGACGCGCGAGACCAGGTCTTGGTACAGGTGCAGACTTACCTGTACCAGGCCATTTTGCATCATCCGTCGGCACTGAACAACTTTTCAACCCCGACAGTGTCGACGGCCAAGGCAAGCCGTAGACTGTCCGTCGAAGTTTCGCCGCAGTCCATTTCCGCCATTCGCTGAGAACTACGCAGTGCTTTTGGATTAGCTGGCACCTTTCACATATTGTAAACTACCAGATCTGTAACGTACTGATAGAAAGCCTTTATATTCAACCAATTACATTTTGTTGGCTAGTATTTCGTACGGTAAT is drawn from Phaeodactylum tricornutum CCAP 1055/1 chromosome 25, whole genome shotgun sequence and contains these coding sequences:
- a CDS encoding predicted protein; protein product: VLRLCFGCSGVLFAYLIYGSIQEDVFRYRGEDGEKFQHVWFLQVLESVVNVFVGLIAQSYFGGTPGIPITPFLTSGASQVFAKALTSLSLSAGLSFPVCTLAKSAKIVPVMLGQLALGGSRYTVQDYALAGAIVMGTALLSLGESSKEGKASMSSPIGIVFILLSLVMDGVTAGLQKRLKSDAAKTGKLPTTYDFLLYTNLSMAGTALTISIINYDFVDGWIFLTEHPDIQRMIAMVCLCSAVGQSFIFYVVAQFDPLVCATVTTTRKILSVVWSIATKGHHISGQGCVGLGLAIGGLLMEIRGKVCSMQRRTYETKDSNDLH
- the dsCYC7 gene encoding predicted protein (diatom-specific cyclin 7) translates to MTCLETSDDYAPSSTEETLYTLAAMRQQEESGYMTCDYLHQQQFESPAVPNGPLDRVDVDCRNKMSAWCYQVVDFCKFNRETVSISMSYLDRYLMSPTGAAALADRKLFQLAAMTCLYTAVKIHEPEAMDPKLVSSLSRGTYNKAQIEEMEASILGALQWRMNPPTSLAFARMFLELIPDDVLCRTYRDTVYDLIKYQTELAVGDYNFVTTKASTIAFCALLNSLESVSLDMKVSTQISFVLSTAIDVDARDQVLVQVQTYLYQAILHHPSALNNFSTPTVSTAKASRRLSVEVSPQSISAIR